A single Ptiloglossa arizonensis isolate GNS036 chromosome 2, iyPtiAriz1_principal, whole genome shotgun sequence DNA region contains:
- the Gk1 gene encoding glycerol kinase 1 isoform X3 has product MPENINRSGPFVGAIDEGTSSARFLVFDVLRRKVVASHQIEIKQRYPQEGWVEQDPKEILQAVIDCIKKTIEKLSDIGLSASDIKAIGITNQRETTLVWDKETGEPLHNAIVWLDMRTTTTLEDILDNIPNKTRNQNYLKPLCGLPMSPYFSALKIRWLIDNIPRVKQAVDAERCAFGTVDTWIIWYLTKGQLHVTDVSNASRTMLMNIESLKWDPLLCRFFGIPQHILPEIRSSAEVYATIANPEILAGVPIAGCVGDQQGALLGQLCLKPGQAKATYGTGCFLLYNTGSVKVDSHQGLITTIAYKIGKLPAIYALEGSVAVAGAALSWLRDNIGLFDDISQSQDMAESVRNSGDVYFVPAFSGLYAPYWQQDARGIICGITEDTQHYHIVRAALEAVCFQTRDILEAMIKDSGTKLTTLLVDGGMTVNNLLMQLQADITGIS; this is encoded by the exons ATGCCTGAGAACATTAATCGTTCCGGACCGTTCGTAGGAGCGATAGACGAAGGAACAAGCAGTGCTAGATTTTTA GTATTTGATGTGTTACGCAGGAAAGTAGTTGCATCGCATCAaattgaaattaagcaacgatATCCACAAGAAGGATGGGTAGAACAAGATCCAAAAGAGATCTTACAAGCTGTTATAGATTGTATCAAAAAGACAATAGAAAAATTAAGTGATATTGGTTTGAGTGCATCAGATATCAAAGCAATTGGGATCACCAATCAGCGAGAAACTACTTTAGTCTGGGATAAAGAAACAGGAGAACCACTGCATAATGCAATTG TATGGCTCGATATGAGAACAACTACAACTTTAGAAGATATATTAGATAATATTCCTAATAAAACaagaaatcaaaattatttaaaacctcTTTGTGGTCTTCCAATGTCACCATATTTCAGTGCTCTTAAAATACGTTGGCTTATTGACAATATACCACGTGTCAAACAAGCAGTAGATGCAGAAAGATGTGCTTTTGGAACAGTTGATACATGGATTATTTGG TATCTTACAAAAGGTCAATTACACGTAACAGATGTTTCAAATGCATCCCGTACCATGTTAATGAATATAGAATCACTAAAGTGGGATCCTTTGTTGTGTCGATTTTTTGGAATTCCACAACACATTCTCCCTGAAATACGTTCTAGTGCTGAAGTATATGCAACAATTGCAAATCCTGAAATTCTTGCTGGTGTACCTATAGCAGGG TGCGTAGGTGATCAACAAGGAGCTTTACTTGGTCAGTTGTGTTTAAAGCCTGGGCAAGCAAAAGCTACTTATGGAACTGGTTGTTTTCTTCTTTACAATACTGGAAGTGTT aAAGTAGATTCACATCAAGGCCTTATAACAACTATTGCATATAAAATAGGTAAATTGCCTGCAATTTATGCATTAGAAGGCTCTGTTGCAGTAGCTGGAGCAGCTTTATCATGGTTGCGAGATAATATAGGACTCTTCGATGATATCAGTCAGTCACAAGATATGGCAGAAAGTGTAAGGAACTCTGGAGACGTGTATTTTGTACCTGCATTTTCTGGTTTATATGCACCATATTGGCAACAAGATGCACGAGG GATAATTTGTGGTATCACTGAAGATACACAGCACTATCATATTGTTCGGGCAGCATTAGAAGCTGTCTGTTTCCAAACAAGAGATATTCTGGAAGCAATGATAAAAGATTCTGGAACTAAATTAACTACATTACTAGTTGATGGAGGAATGACTGTAAATAATTTGCTTATGCAACTACAAGCTGATATCACTGGAATAAGT TGA
- the Gk1 gene encoding glycerol kinase 1 isoform X2: protein MPENINRSGPFVGAIDEGTSSARFLVFDVLRRKVVASHQIEIKQRYPQEGWVEQDPKEILQAVIDCIKKTIEKLSDIGLSASDIKAIGITNQRETTLVWDKETGEPLHNAIVWLDMRTTTTLEDILDNIPNKTRNQNYLKPLCGLPMSPYFSALKIRWLIDNIPRVKQAVDAERCAFGTVDTWIIWYLTKGQLHVTDVSNASRTMLMNIESLKWDPLLCRFFGIPQHILPEIRSSAEVYATIANPEILAGVPIAGCVGDQQGALLGQLCLKPGQAKATYGTGCFLLYNTGSVKVDSHQGLITTIAYKIGKLPAIYALEGSVAVAGAALSWLRDNIGLFDDISQSQDMAESVRNSGDVYFVPAFSGLYAPYWQQDARGIICGITEDTQHYHIVRAALEAVCFQTRDILEAMIKDSGTKLTTLLVDGGMTVNNLLMQLQADITGISVVRPNMVETTALGAALLAGVGAGIIDIGDVDASQVTKFTPSIGEDERDLRYSKWKMAIDRSMRWDCSTTSFK, encoded by the exons ATGCCTGAGAACATTAATCGTTCCGGACCGTTCGTAGGAGCGATAGACGAAGGAACAAGCAGTGCTAGATTTTTA GTATTTGATGTGTTACGCAGGAAAGTAGTTGCATCGCATCAaattgaaattaagcaacgatATCCACAAGAAGGATGGGTAGAACAAGATCCAAAAGAGATCTTACAAGCTGTTATAGATTGTATCAAAAAGACAATAGAAAAATTAAGTGATATTGGTTTGAGTGCATCAGATATCAAAGCAATTGGGATCACCAATCAGCGAGAAACTACTTTAGTCTGGGATAAAGAAACAGGAGAACCACTGCATAATGCAATTG TATGGCTCGATATGAGAACAACTACAACTTTAGAAGATATATTAGATAATATTCCTAATAAAACaagaaatcaaaattatttaaaacctcTTTGTGGTCTTCCAATGTCACCATATTTCAGTGCTCTTAAAATACGTTGGCTTATTGACAATATACCACGTGTCAAACAAGCAGTAGATGCAGAAAGATGTGCTTTTGGAACAGTTGATACATGGATTATTTGG TATCTTACAAAAGGTCAATTACACGTAACAGATGTTTCAAATGCATCCCGTACCATGTTAATGAATATAGAATCACTAAAGTGGGATCCTTTGTTGTGTCGATTTTTTGGAATTCCACAACACATTCTCCCTGAAATACGTTCTAGTGCTGAAGTATATGCAACAATTGCAAATCCTGAAATTCTTGCTGGTGTACCTATAGCAGGG TGCGTAGGTGATCAACAAGGAGCTTTACTTGGTCAGTTGTGTTTAAAGCCTGGGCAAGCAAAAGCTACTTATGGAACTGGTTGTTTTCTTCTTTACAATACTGGAAGTGTT aAAGTAGATTCACATCAAGGCCTTATAACAACTATTGCATATAAAATAGGTAAATTGCCTGCAATTTATGCATTAGAAGGCTCTGTTGCAGTAGCTGGAGCAGCTTTATCATGGTTGCGAGATAATATAGGACTCTTCGATGATATCAGTCAGTCACAAGATATGGCAGAAAGTGTAAGGAACTCTGGAGACGTGTATTTTGTACCTGCATTTTCTGGTTTATATGCACCATATTGGCAACAAGATGCACGAGG GATAATTTGTGGTATCACTGAAGATACACAGCACTATCATATTGTTCGGGCAGCATTAGAAGCTGTCTGTTTCCAAACAAGAGATATTCTGGAAGCAATGATAAAAGATTCTGGAACTAAATTAACTACATTACTAGTTGATGGAGGAATGACTGTAAATAATTTGCTTATGCAACTACAAGCTGATATCACTGGAATAAGTGTtg TGAGACCCAATATGGTGGAAACAACAGCATTAGGGGCAGCTTTATTAGCTGGAGTTGGTGCAGGTATTATTGATATTGGTGATGTGGATGCATCACAAGTTACAAAGTTTACACCTTCTATTGGAGAAGATG aacGAGACTTGAGGTATTCTAAATGGAAAATGGCTATAGATAGATCAATGAGATGGGATTGTTCTACCACTTCCTTTAAATAA
- the Gk1 gene encoding glycerol kinase 1 isoform X1, whose translation MPENINRSGPFVGAIDEGTSSARFLVFDVLRRKVVASHQIEIKQRYPQEGWVEQDPKEILQAVIDCIKKTIEKLSDIGLSASDIKAIGITNQRETTLVWDKETGEPLHNAIVWLDMRTTTTLEDILDNIPNKTRNQNYLKPLCGLPMSPYFSALKIRWLIDNIPRVKQAVDAERCAFGTVDTWIIWYLTKGQLHVTDVSNASRTMLMNIESLKWDPLLCRFFGIPQHILPEIRSSAEVYATIANPEILAGVPIAGCVGDQQGALLGQLCLKPGQAKATYGTGCFLLYNTGSVKVDSHQGLITTIAYKIGKLPAIYALEGSVAVAGAALSWLRDNIGLFDDISQSQDMAESVRNSGDVYFVPAFSGLYAPYWQQDARGIICGITEDTQHYHIVRAALEAVCFQTRDILEAMIKDSGTKLTTLLVDGGMTVNNLLMQLQADITGISLFLKVRPNMVETTALGAALLAGVGAGIIDIGDVDASQVTKFTPSIGEDERDLRYSKWKMAIDRSMRWDCSTTSFK comes from the exons ATGCCTGAGAACATTAATCGTTCCGGACCGTTCGTAGGAGCGATAGACGAAGGAACAAGCAGTGCTAGATTTTTA GTATTTGATGTGTTACGCAGGAAAGTAGTTGCATCGCATCAaattgaaattaagcaacgatATCCACAAGAAGGATGGGTAGAACAAGATCCAAAAGAGATCTTACAAGCTGTTATAGATTGTATCAAAAAGACAATAGAAAAATTAAGTGATATTGGTTTGAGTGCATCAGATATCAAAGCAATTGGGATCACCAATCAGCGAGAAACTACTTTAGTCTGGGATAAAGAAACAGGAGAACCACTGCATAATGCAATTG TATGGCTCGATATGAGAACAACTACAACTTTAGAAGATATATTAGATAATATTCCTAATAAAACaagaaatcaaaattatttaaaacctcTTTGTGGTCTTCCAATGTCACCATATTTCAGTGCTCTTAAAATACGTTGGCTTATTGACAATATACCACGTGTCAAACAAGCAGTAGATGCAGAAAGATGTGCTTTTGGAACAGTTGATACATGGATTATTTGG TATCTTACAAAAGGTCAATTACACGTAACAGATGTTTCAAATGCATCCCGTACCATGTTAATGAATATAGAATCACTAAAGTGGGATCCTTTGTTGTGTCGATTTTTTGGAATTCCACAACACATTCTCCCTGAAATACGTTCTAGTGCTGAAGTATATGCAACAATTGCAAATCCTGAAATTCTTGCTGGTGTACCTATAGCAGGG TGCGTAGGTGATCAACAAGGAGCTTTACTTGGTCAGTTGTGTTTAAAGCCTGGGCAAGCAAAAGCTACTTATGGAACTGGTTGTTTTCTTCTTTACAATACTGGAAGTGTT aAAGTAGATTCACATCAAGGCCTTATAACAACTATTGCATATAAAATAGGTAAATTGCCTGCAATTTATGCATTAGAAGGCTCTGTTGCAGTAGCTGGAGCAGCTTTATCATGGTTGCGAGATAATATAGGACTCTTCGATGATATCAGTCAGTCACAAGATATGGCAGAAAGTGTAAGGAACTCTGGAGACGTGTATTTTGTACCTGCATTTTCTGGTTTATATGCACCATATTGGCAACAAGATGCACGAGG GATAATTTGTGGTATCACTGAAGATACACAGCACTATCATATTGTTCGGGCAGCATTAGAAGCTGTCTGTTTCCAAACAAGAGATATTCTGGAAGCAATGATAAAAGATTCTGGAACTAAATTAACTACATTACTAGTTGATGGAGGAATGACTGTAAATAATTTGCTTATGCAACTACAAGCTGATATCACTGGAATAAGT TTATTTTTAAAAGTGAGACCCAATATGGTGGAAACAACAGCATTAGGGGCAGCTTTATTAGCTGGAGTTGGTGCAGGTATTATTGATATTGGTGATGTGGATGCATCACAAGTTACAAAGTTTACACCTTCTATTGGAGAAGATG aacGAGACTTGAGGTATTCTAAATGGAAAATGGCTATAGATAGATCAATGAGATGGGATTGTTCTACCACTTCCTTTAAATAA
- the LOC143143323 gene encoding uncharacterized protein LOC143143323, whose protein sequence is MMQEEGTHKSGLVSCNVTPKKSQRTPQASGSEKREMKSRLQEIKYTPNNSPDKYQKTPESSGSSRKDTMLQTEIVSSKRKSRSPHDENLDKIQKTCSGGKFVNTLIGQWSKHIGVQNPLPQTGWVQENLIIEEMKRKHAMEERKIQMLQKKLQVAEKIISSLSTSRDAELQAKEEILRQLDSDWESITKYYYEISESLKGFQQHKDNLTRLYNDVIVAQQSTVKTLQQELSNIKLGDEKQRNIVAATENKVVNQEKRIQEMIIMETELRKQLEDVKNAAISEKNHSDRVYMVEKLELIKKQEELTSTNEELCLQLQKVVEEKQNFKNIFEEKDKSLSKLQEEIFTYENKIEDLSCQNAELSVKYENTVDKGEQLTKQLESKMQEVVRLQENLNTRQQIESSLAKDLDKIENKYNKMLNDFINTENELKEMKTYNSDLERSIQDMKNSNEYKVNELNKKIDILEKEKEKILLEKRTKIQNLEITRTLLQEKYEKEITILKEDFDTKLFEMKKTIATQNSAFIKLNETLNKMNEGSQNKRVKHENIKKNESSVKEITQPIVELNLIKASRVYDVGSQTKTNQIYEIKEQQFQSEITIGTPKIIPNDKDETSNNKQQDVYNFNMKEVNDKLKKVSCNMCKLQKKITLPLQVSDYTESRSYSTQSRSVMQSNVESQENQERKDQDSTLQKKKIFKTRGTGLKQYGTLRKLYKK, encoded by the exons ATGATGCAAGAAGAAGGTACTCATAAATCCGGCTTAGTATCTTGCAACGTAACTCCAAAAAAATCCCAAAGGACGCCACAAGCTAGCG GATCCGAGAAAAGAGAGATGAAATCACGTTTGCAAGAAATTAAATATACGCCTAACAATAGTCCTGATAAGTATCAAAAGACACCAGAAAGTAGCG GGTCTTCAAGAAAAGATACGATGTTGCAAACTGAAATTGTTTCCAGTAAACGTAAAAGTCGATCGCCTCACGACGAGAATCTGGACAAGATTCAGAAAACGTGTTCAGGCGGTAAATTCGTCAACACTTTAATAGGACAATGGTCGAAACATATAGGAGTACAGAATCCTCTACCGCAGACAGGATGG GTGCAGGAGAATCTGATAATAGAAGAAATGAAACGGAAACATGCCATGGAAGAACGGAAGATTCAAATGCTGCAAAAAAAATTGCAGGTTGCTGAGAAGATAATATCCTCGCTCTCAACTTCACGCGACGCCGAATTACAAGCTAAAGAAGAGATACTGAGACA attggaTAGCGACTGGGAATCTATTACTAAATATTACTATGAGATATCCGAGAGTTTGAAGGGATTTCAGCAGCACAAAGACAATTTAACCAGATTGTACAACGACGTTATTGTTGCGCAACAATCAACAGTGAAaacgttgcaacaggaattaagtAATATTAAATTAGGAG ACGAAAAACAAAGGAACATCGTTGCTGCGACTGAAAATAAAGTTGTGAATCAAGAAAAGAG aataCAGGAAATGATAATTATGGAGACCGAATTGAGAAAACAATTGGAGGATGTCAAGAATGCAGCAATTTCAGAGAAGAATCATTCAGATCGCGTTTATATGgtagaaaaattagaattaatcaAG aagcaAGAAGAACTTACGTCGACGAACGAAGAATTATGTCTCCAATTACAGAAGGTTGTagaagagaaacaaaattttaaaaatatattcgaagaAAAAGATAAAAGTCTTTCAAAATTACAAGAGGAGATTTTTACATACGA GAATAAGATTGAAGATTTATCATGTCAGAATGCAGAATTAAGTGTAAAATATGAGAATACAGTTGACAAAGGAGAGCAATTGACAAAACAATTAGAGTCAAAAATGCAAGAA gtCGTTAGACTACAAGAAAATTTAaacacaagacaacaaatagaaTCAAGTTTAGCTAAAGATCTTGATAAgatcgaaaataaatataacaaaatgtTGAATGATTTTATAAATACAGAGAATGAACTAAAGGAAATGAAAACCTACAATTCGGATCTAGAGAGGTCCATACAGGACATGAAAAACAGCAATGAATACAAAGtaaatgaattaaataaaaagattgatatattagaaaaagaaaaagagaagataCTTTTAGAAAAACGTACAAAAATTCAG AATTTAGAAATAACACGTACATTATTgcaagaaaaatatgaaaaggaAATAACGATTTTGAAGGAAGACTTTGATACCAAACTATTTGAAATGAAGAAGACAATAGCCACGCaaaattctgctttcataaaattaaacgaaaccttAAACAAAATGAACGAAGGAAGTCAAAATAAGCGAGTAAAACatgaaaacataaaaaaaaatgaaagtagtGTAAAAGAAATCACTCAACCAATTGTGGAACTTAATTTGATAAAAGCAAGTAGAGTGTATGATGTAGGAAGTCAAACAAAAACAAATcaaatttatgaaataaaagAGCAACAATTTCAAAGTGAAATAACTATTGGTACACCAAAGATTATACCTAATGATAAAGATGAAACATCAAATAACAAACAACAAGATGTATACAATTTTAACATGAAAGAAGTTAATGACAAACTGAAAAAAGTAAGTTGTAATATGTGTAAAC tacaaaaaaaaataacccTACCTTTACAGGTTTCCGATTACACAGAAAGTCGCTCTTACTCTACTCAAAGTAGAAGTGTAATGCAATCAAATGTAGAATCACAGGAAAACCAAGAGAGGAAAGACCAg GATTCTACAttacagaagaaaaaaatttttaaaacacgTGGCACTGGATTAAAACAATATGGAACTTTACGAAAACtatataagaaataa